A region of Piscinibacter gummiphilus DNA encodes the following proteins:
- a CDS encoding flagellar basal body L-ring protein FlgH, producing MKTSAFTCLAVAALAALTGCATPYPVPEVSVAPGADTRPLPVPPQTYANGSIYQASQYRPLFEDHRARLVGDVVNIQIVEKVSASQKSTSSINKSGSVEAGVTALPMLKATALTRASASGSSTNDFQGKGSTENTNDFSGVITAVVTEVLPNGHLVIVGEKQIGVNQNVDVLRFSGQVDPKSIQPGNSVASAQIANVRVEHKGRGAQADAQGIGWVGRFFLNVLPF from the coding sequence AAAACCTCCGCCTTCACCTGCCTCGCCGTGGCCGCCCTCGCGGCGCTGACCGGCTGCGCCACCCCGTACCCGGTGCCCGAGGTGTCGGTGGCCCCGGGGGCCGACACCCGCCCGCTGCCGGTGCCGCCGCAGACGTACGCGAACGGCTCCATCTACCAGGCCAGCCAGTACCGGCCCCTGTTCGAGGACCACCGCGCCCGCCTCGTCGGCGACGTGGTGAACATCCAGATCGTCGAGAAGGTGAGCGCCAGCCAGAAGAGCACCAGCTCGATCAACAAGTCGGGGTCGGTGGAGGCGGGCGTGACCGCGCTGCCCATGCTGAAGGCCACGGCGCTGACCCGCGCCAGCGCCTCCGGGTCGTCCACGAACGACTTCCAGGGCAAGGGCAGCACCGAGAACACGAACGACTTCTCCGGGGTGATCACCGCCGTCGTGACCGAGGTGCTGCCGAACGGCCACCTGGTGATCGTGGGTGAAAAGCAGATCGGCGTGAACCAGAACGTGGACGTGCTGCGTTTCTCCGGCCAGGTGGATCCGAAGTCCATCCAGCCGGGCAACAGCGTGGCGTCCGCCCAGATCGCGAACGTGCGCGTGGAGCACAAGGGCCGGGGCGCCCAGGCCGATGCCCAGGGAATTGGGTGGGTCGGACGCTTCTTTTTGAACGTTCTGCCGTTCTAA
- a CDS encoding flagellar basal body P-ring protein FlgI has product METTSDNLRKTLLQGLIGLIFVILSGVFWWPLDANAMRIKEVASVQGVRTNQLVGYGLVVGLDGTGDQVTSSPFTGQTLAALLQQMGVTVPPGTNMQVKNVAAVMVTAQLPPFAQPGQLIDVNVSSMGNAKSLRGGTLIATPLKGADGQVYGLAQGNLVISGAGASAGGSKVQVNQLASGRIPEGATVERSVPTPLMQGEFLQFDLNANDYNTAREVARAINRKMGDGTALPLSGRTVRVRMPSSLDARVGFLADVENLALELAPAAAKVVINARTGSVVMNQAVTLNACAVAHGNLSVTINSTPVISQPAPFSNGQTVSREKADITIKQEPGPLIQMPASTKLADVVKALSALGATPQDLIAILQAMKSAGALNAEIEVI; this is encoded by the coding sequence ATGGAAACGACGTCCGACAACCTGCGAAAGACCCTCCTGCAAGGCCTCATCGGCCTGATCTTCGTGATCCTGAGCGGGGTGTTCTGGTGGCCGCTCGATGCGAACGCGATGCGCATCAAGGAAGTGGCCTCCGTGCAGGGGGTGCGCACCAACCAGCTGGTGGGCTACGGCCTCGTCGTGGGCCTCGACGGCACCGGTGACCAGGTCACCTCGTCCCCGTTCACCGGCCAGACCCTCGCCGCACTGCTCCAGCAGATGGGCGTCACGGTGCCCCCGGGCACCAACATGCAGGTCAAGAACGTGGCCGCCGTGATGGTGACCGCGCAACTGCCCCCCTTCGCCCAGCCGGGCCAGCTGATCGACGTCAACGTGTCGTCGATGGGCAACGCCAAGTCGCTGCGTGGCGGCACCCTGATCGCCACGCCCCTGAAGGGTGCCGACGGCCAGGTGTACGGCCTCGCGCAGGGCAACCTGGTCATCAGCGGCGCCGGCGCTTCGGCGGGTGGTTCCAAGGTCCAGGTCAACCAGCTCGCGAGCGGCCGCATCCCGGAAGGCGCCACGGTGGAGCGTTCGGTGCCCACGCCCCTGATGCAGGGCGAGTTCCTGCAGTTCGACCTGAACGCCAACGACTACAACACCGCCCGCGAGGTCGCGCGCGCCATCAACAGGAAGATGGGCGATGGCACGGCCCTGCCGCTGAGCGGCCGCACGGTGCGCGTGCGCATGCCGTCGTCGCTCGACGCTCGCGTGGGTTTCCTCGCCGACGTCGAGAACCTCGCGCTCGAACTCGCCCCCGCAGCCGCCAAGGTCGTGATCAACGCCCGCACCGGCTCGGTCGTGATGAACCAGGCCGTCACGCTCAACGCCTGCGCCGTGGCACACGGCAACCTGTCCGTGACCATCAACTCGACCCCGGTGATCAGCCAGCCGGCCCCGTTCTCGAACGGCCAGACCGTGTCGCGCGAGAAGGCCGACATCACCATCAAGCAGGAGCCGGGTCCGCTGATCCAGATGCCTGCGAGCACGAAGCTCGCCGACGTGGTCAAGGCGCTGAGCGCGCTGGGCGCCACGCCCCAGGACCTGATCGCCATCCTCCAGGCGATGAAGAGCGCCGGTGCGCTCAATGCCGAGATCGAGGTGATCTGA
- the flgL gene encoding flagellar hook-associated protein FlgL has product MRIATANAYDLSIDALSKRQTDLASVQEQLSTTKRINRASDDPAGAARAERALANEKRVDANQRAVDASQNAMTLTESAMGDASDLLQQARDVIVKAGNASYSDAERKSLADELAGLRKQLLAVSNRTDGAGTYLFGGQGTNQPPFLDAPGGVQYRGSSGEAESVSGESLPLTIDGQNAWMRARSGNGVFETAGTATNSGTAWIDSGRVTDPAQVTGSTYSISFDVTAGVTTYSILKDGAPTSVSGAPFKPGQAIEFEGISANISGNPAHGDSFSMSPSRPDQSTFDVLDRAIADLYTPMRTAGQIAQSNSTNLAALDASMSQLAGARSKVGETLNRIESVTGRLEDSRLASQTERQAAEGLDMVKAISEFQNKQTGYDAALKSYAMVQKISLFNYVS; this is encoded by the coding sequence ATGCGCATCGCCACCGCCAACGCCTACGACCTGTCGATCGACGCCCTGAGCAAACGGCAGACGGACCTGGCCTCGGTCCAGGAGCAGCTGTCGACCACCAAGCGCATCAACCGCGCGAGCGACGACCCCGCGGGCGCGGCCCGGGCCGAACGGGCCCTGGCCAACGAGAAGCGCGTGGACGCCAACCAGCGCGCCGTCGACGCGAGCCAGAACGCCATGACGCTGACCGAAAGCGCGATGGGCGACGCGAGCGACCTGCTGCAGCAGGCGCGCGACGTGATCGTGAAGGCGGGCAACGCGAGCTACAGCGACGCCGAACGCAAGTCGCTGGCCGACGAACTGGCGGGCCTGCGCAAGCAGCTGCTGGCCGTCTCCAACCGCACCGACGGCGCGGGCACCTACCTCTTCGGCGGGCAGGGCACGAACCAGCCCCCGTTCCTCGACGCCCCGGGCGGTGTGCAGTACCGCGGGTCCAGCGGCGAGGCGGAATCGGTCTCCGGCGAATCGCTGCCGTTGACCATCGACGGCCAGAACGCCTGGATGCGTGCGCGCAGCGGCAACGGTGTGTTCGAGACCGCGGGCACCGCCACCAACAGTGGCACCGCCTGGATCGACAGCGGCCGCGTGACCGACCCGGCCCAGGTCACGGGCAGCACCTACAGCATCAGCTTCGACGTGACGGCGGGTGTCACCACGTACTCCATCCTGAAGGACGGAGCGCCCACCTCGGTGAGCGGCGCGCCGTTCAAGCCGGGCCAGGCCATCGAGTTCGAGGGCATCTCGGCCAACATCTCCGGCAACCCGGCCCACGGCGACAGCTTCTCGATGAGCCCGTCCCGCCCCGACCAGAGCACCTTCGACGTGCTGGACCGCGCCATCGCCGACCTCTACACCCCGATGCGCACGGCCGGGCAGATCGCCCAGTCGAACTCGACGAACCTCGCCGCGCTCGACGCCTCCATGAGCCAGCTGGCCGGGGCGCGCAGCAAGGTGGGCGAGACCCTGAACCGCATCGAGAGCGTGACCGGCCGCCTCGAGGATTCCCGGCTGGCGAGCCAGACGGAGCGCCAGGCGGCGGAAGGACTTGACATGGTCAAGGCGATCTCCGAGTTCCAGAACAAGCAAACCGGCTACGATGCAGCGCTCAAGAGTTACGCGATGGTGCAGAAGATTTCGCTTTTCAATTACGTGAGTTGA
- the flgJ gene encoding flagellar assembly peptidoglycan hydrolase FlgJ — translation MTINSSGNTTNALAGDLGQIARLRSSASNDPRAAVKEASKQFEAIFMQQMLKGMRDANATMSPGTLDNAGTKMGTEMLDQQFAKEMTGRAGGLAELIEKQLSRQMGDPVSTMASEAAANPAKPEPKATSFLGRMFSSDKAAAKAAEKPISLEGREKQVDFLKRHEDAAKAAEASTGIPATFMMAQAAHESGWGRREIKNADGSTAHNVFGIKAGPGWKGATTDVVTTEVIGGQARKVVAKFRAYASYEESFKDYANMMKNNPRYAKVVENSESVHGFAKGLQRAGYATDPQYADKLTRMINTTLRLQRATA, via the coding sequence ATGACCATCAACAGCAGCGGCAACACCACCAACGCGCTGGCCGGCGACCTCGGCCAGATCGCCCGCCTGCGGAGCAGCGCGTCGAACGACCCGCGCGCGGCGGTCAAGGAAGCCTCGAAGCAGTTCGAGGCCATCTTCATGCAGCAGATGCTCAAGGGCATGCGCGACGCGAACGCCACGATGTCGCCCGGCACGCTGGACAACGCCGGCACGAAGATGGGCACCGAGATGCTGGACCAGCAGTTCGCCAAGGAGATGACCGGCCGCGCCGGGGGGCTCGCCGAACTGATCGAGAAGCAGCTGTCCCGCCAGATGGGCGACCCGGTGTCGACGATGGCGAGCGAGGCCGCCGCGAACCCGGCCAAGCCGGAGCCGAAGGCCACGTCCTTCCTCGGCCGCATGTTCTCGAGCGACAAGGCCGCGGCGAAGGCGGCCGAGAAGCCCATTTCGCTCGAAGGCCGCGAGAAGCAGGTCGACTTCCTGAAACGCCACGAGGACGCCGCGAAGGCCGCCGAGGCCAGCACCGGCATCCCCGCCACCTTCATGATGGCCCAGGCCGCCCACGAGTCGGGCTGGGGCCGCCGCGAGATCAAGAACGCCGACGGCAGCACCGCCCACAACGTGTTCGGCATCAAGGCCGGCCCGGGCTGGAAGGGCGCCACCACCGACGTGGTCACCACCGAGGTGATCGGCGGGCAGGCCCGCAAGGTGGTCGCGAAGTTCCGCGCCTACGCGAGCTACGAGGAGTCCTTCAAGGACTACGCGAACATGATGAAGAACAACCCGCGGTACGCGAAGGTCGTCGAGAACAGCGAGTCGGTGCACGGGTTCGCGAAGGGCCTGCAGCGCGCGGGCTACGCCACCGACCCGCAGTACGCCGACAAGCTGACGCGGATGATCAACACCACGCTGCGCCTGCAGCGCGCCACCGCCTGA
- the flgK gene encoding flagellar hook-associated protein FlgK, whose translation MSSLMGLGTRAMFANMATLQSIGNNIANANTKGYSRQETQLETAGGQFTGAGFFGQGVNITTISRSYDRFLTTQSAAAQSVASYDATRASQLKQLENVFTLGEKGLGQAASQLLNAFVDVANNPGDTSARQVVLTRAQELSARFKAAGEQLDSLQGGVSLDMKTSVKTVNSLAQQVAGLNKQISALNGTAHSPNDLLDQRDQLVAQISSYINVTTIPASDGSVGLFVGGGMSLVLGANANTLKAATDPYDPAKLQLALQEGGVDRLVPGDAISGGSIAGLMKFQNEDLTDARNLLGQMAVAISGALNQQQALGLDLGTPASMGSALFAVGAPKTLPANSNAGNASIGVTISDFTHAQASDYEVRYDGSNYSIVRLSDDKPVTGSPFSGADLAAGIDVEGLTIQLNAGTPAAGDRFLLQTVTNAAQDMRTVLTDPKGLAAASPVSASFGVTNTGTATVASLGAVDPSIDRTLTANFSFTSDNGDYNWETVDASGTVTASGTGTWTPGSPISLNGFELKLNGVPKNNDTISVKPTIATSANNGNALALANLDKVAFVGAETLADGTLVPGKSITDAYASAVSNIGVRVQSANSASNISSSFAAAAESARVNKAGVNLDEEAARLIQFQQAYQASAKVLQVAQTLFDTLLQAAGQ comes from the coding sequence ATGTCCAGCTTGATGGGGCTCGGCACTCGCGCGATGTTCGCCAACATGGCGACGCTGCAGAGCATCGGCAACAACATCGCCAACGCGAACACCAAGGGGTATTCGCGGCAGGAGACCCAGCTCGAGACCGCCGGTGGCCAGTTCACCGGCGCCGGCTTCTTCGGCCAGGGCGTCAACATCACGACCATCTCGCGGTCGTACGACCGCTTCCTCACGACGCAGTCCGCCGCGGCCCAGTCCGTCGCCTCGTACGATGCGACGCGCGCCAGCCAGCTCAAGCAGCTCGAGAACGTCTTCACACTCGGCGAGAAGGGCCTGGGCCAGGCCGCCAGCCAGCTGCTGAACGCGTTCGTCGACGTGGCCAACAACCCCGGCGACACCTCGGCGCGCCAGGTGGTGCTGACCCGCGCGCAGGAACTCTCGGCGCGCTTCAAGGCGGCCGGCGAGCAGCTCGATTCGCTGCAGGGCGGCGTGTCGCTGGACATGAAGACGTCCGTCAAGACGGTCAACAGCCTGGCCCAGCAGGTGGCCGGCCTCAACAAGCAGATCTCCGCGCTCAACGGCACGGCGCACTCGCCGAACGACCTGCTCGACCAGCGCGACCAGCTCGTCGCCCAGATCAGCAGCTACATCAACGTCACCACCATCCCCGCGAGCGACGGCTCGGTGGGCCTGTTCGTGGGCGGCGGCATGTCGCTCGTGCTCGGCGCGAACGCCAACACGCTGAAAGCCGCCACCGACCCGTACGACCCGGCGAAGCTGCAGCTCGCGCTGCAGGAGGGCGGGGTGGACCGCCTCGTGCCCGGCGACGCCATCTCCGGCGGCTCCATCGCGGGGCTGATGAAGTTCCAGAACGAGGACCTGACCGACGCCCGCAACCTGCTCGGCCAGATGGCCGTGGCCATCAGTGGCGCGCTGAACCAGCAGCAGGCCCTGGGCCTCGACCTCGGCACCCCCGCGTCGATGGGCTCGGCGCTCTTTGCCGTGGGCGCCCCCAAGACGCTGCCGGCCAACTCCAACGCCGGCAACGCGTCCATCGGTGTCACGATCAGCGACTTCACGCACGCGCAGGCGAGCGACTACGAGGTGCGCTACGACGGCAGCAACTATTCGATCGTCCGCCTGTCCGACGACAAGCCCGTCACCGGCAGCCCGTTCTCCGGCGCCGACCTGGCCGCGGGCATCGATGTCGAGGGCCTGACGATCCAGCTGAACGCCGGCACGCCGGCCGCGGGCGACCGCTTCCTGCTGCAGACCGTGACCAACGCCGCGCAGGACATGCGCACCGTCCTCACCGACCCGAAGGGCCTCGCCGCCGCGTCGCCCGTGTCGGCGAGCTTCGGCGTCACGAACACCGGCACCGCCACCGTCGCGTCGCTGGGTGCGGTGGACCCGTCGATCGACCGCACGCTCACCGCGAACTTCTCGTTCACGTCCGACAACGGGGACTACAACTGGGAGACGGTGGACGCGAGCGGCACCGTGACCGCCTCCGGCACCGGCACCTGGACGCCGGGCTCGCCCATCTCGCTGAACGGGTTCGAGCTGAAGCTGAACGGCGTGCCGAAGAACAACGACACGATCAGCGTCAAGCCCACCATCGCGACGAGCGCCAACAACGGCAACGCGCTGGCCCTCGCCAACCTCGACAAGGTGGCCTTCGTGGGCGCGGAAACGCTGGCCGACGGCACCCTCGTGCCCGGCAAGAGCATCACCGATGCCTACGCCTCCGCCGTCTCGAACATCGGCGTGCGCGTGCAGAGCGCCAACTCGGCGTCGAACATTTCCAGCTCGTTCGCCGCAGCCGCCGAATCGGCCCGTGTCAACAAGGCCGGCGTGAACCTCGACGAGGAAGCCGCCCGCCTGATCCAGTTCCAGCAGGCCTACCAGGCCTCGGCCAAGGTGCTGCAAGTCGCGCAGACGCTGTTCGACACGCTGCTGCAAGCCGCCGGGCAGTGA